ataaaatctttatatatcTAATAAACGTAAAACGCGACCTCGCTGAAAGTAGTAAGTACCTATgctgaaagaaaaataatgtatttattgttgtattttctGTTACACAATCAAAGTCCTTCGTGTTCAAATCGCGAAGATACCGTGCACCCGCAGTGGCTCATGGACTCAACGGACACGAACTGGTATgataaacaaagcaaaaatcAACACAGGtagataatacatttattaaatgaacTTGTAGACAATGTAAgcatatcaagttttataacaaaataaaaaaaacttaactatGTATCAATAATACCTGTTGTATACTTTTCGTGCATGGTTGATATAGTATagttaaaagaattttattttacgtgtattttttaaattaaaaattaaaattgaaatatatagaATTAAAGGAGGGcagtataattatatcagcgttgaatcatttattgtattagtgcatgttttttttaatttgatgttttcTTTAAGGCTTAAAAATGGTGCTCCCAGGAAACTACTGGGTAACAATTCCTCaaatcagtttaaaaataatgtacacaCAGAATGGAATGCCACAGAGAAGGAATTGCTTGTTAAAGAAATGGTGagctattattaatttacacttagagtaataaaaataaaatgatataaaacaaattacataaatgaTTTGCTTATTTTAGGCCAAATATGGTAGAAATGTGCATAAAATATCacaaactttaaaaacaaagaCTGTGGCAGAAATACAAGCATTAATTGAAGCCGAGTATGGTGTCAACTTGGAGGTGTCAACAATAGGGAGGGTGAAATCTGGCGGGACCACATCCATTGTCCAGGATGGGGTTGTTGCTGACTCTAATGTTGGCATGGACAGTGTGTTGTCTATGATCACCACAGGATCCCCTACAATCAACGTAACCAGAATGGAaccatattacaaaaataaagtgtttaaaaagAAATCGAAAAACAGCATCCTCAGACCAGATGCCTTAGCAAAACCAGAAATCCTCATCAGTCCCTCGGAAATCCTGTACGAAGATGATTTAATTATTGGCTCCACTGAGTCTGTAGGTTCGGATCTAGATGTGGCTGATATGTTGACAATGAATATGGAAAAGTATAAAGCCAAAGCGAAAGTAGAGAGGAAAATTGGAAATCACAGGAGAAAAGTGTCCAAGAATTACGATAAAAGACCGAGGAATAGAAGCAAGGATCTGTTAAAGTCACCTTTAGGGAGGCAAAGGAAAGATTCTGGGTTGTCAGATGACAGTGGGAAGAGCCCCAAAATGCAGATTGTTTTAGGATCGGGTCAAGCATTGCCTTTGTCAGAAGGGGAACAAGTGGTAGGTTCAAAattgataagttttttttaatttagggcatgGCAAAGTGGCCCCACTGCACCAGATAGTTAGTGAAGAGATGACCTAAAACATGTTGACTGCAAAGAGATAAACATCCCCGGATGGTCTTcatagttatgccggcctgcttaagTACTTCATGCTTAGTTCTAGATGTAGTAAAAGTTACCCGTGTGATAGATATGTTTGATTTGGCGTGAtatcaaatgcaaaaatatgtaTTCCTGGGTAAAAAATAGAATGCAATTGCTGTAGCTAAAAGAGGCggcaatatttaaatgtatgcaTTATAGTCTGCATATAGTTAGAATGACTGGCTCGATGTAGCTGTATTTGGTATGACTGCAATgctgaagtcttgggttcgattcccaggttgGGAAATGTGATATTAGACTTTTATGTCtagtattttctttattatttatttttagataattgattttaaaaattgcagaTTAAAATCGAAAAAAAGAAAGATTCAGAGCCAGATAGCGACATAGAGGTGGACATAGATAGTGATAATGAAGTTAATCTTAAGAATAAGGCAAAGGAACCGGTGCCAAAGCCAAGTTCAGATGAGGCTCCCATTGCTGTTCCACTCACAAGGTTTGAGCGAATGCCCCGTAGACAGAAGAAGATACATTTGGTATGTCAAAAT
This genomic window from Manduca sexta isolate Smith_Timp_Sample1 chromosome 12, JHU_Msex_v1.0, whole genome shotgun sequence contains:
- the LOC115444819 gene encoding uncharacterized protein LOC115444819 isoform X1 gives rise to the protein MADEDEIDILGDFSFNSCFAQNDQGIPSCSNREDTVHPQWLMDSTDTNWYDKQSKNQHRLKNGAPRKLLGNNSSNQFKNNVHTEWNATEKELLVKEMAKYGRNVHKISQTLKTKTVAEIQALIEAEYGVNLEVSTIGRVKSGGTTSIVQDGVVADSNVGMDSVLSMITTGSPTINVTRMEPYYKNKVFKKKSKNSILRPDALAKPEILISPSEILYEDDLIIGSTESVGSDLDVADMLTMNMEKYKAKAKVERKIGNHRRKVSKNYDKRPRNRSKDLLKSPLGRQRKDSGLSDDSGKSPKMQIVLGSGQALPLSEGEQVIKIEKKKDSEPDSDIEVDIDSDNEVNLKNKAKEPVPKPSSDEAPIAVPLTRFERMPRRQKKIHLDGGGGYTIMHTDSGDLYTVGEEPKRERHPKKQPIHLIQCRVYNADKPAPCVVRAHVSALLAMDWHAHLSRAEVMGLVGGEYDERGADCVDVRLRSYAPAAAAAAATHCDMCPVSQAAAAARLCGRGQAAAAWHHSHPSFAAAPSRVDLRTQRALQRALERPRRPLLGLITSQHWPPGRTASHYRCIRVEEDEPTTGEPVGYQLKVALVPDLDTATLPSFLQELRDILLEHAPAEEFRVDLTVDVCPQANITYLEKFLSSARHHLHSAGYADDDPIVIQLLHGIRDIFR
- the LOC115444819 gene encoding uncharacterized protein LOC115444819 isoform X2, whose protein sequence is MADEDEIDILGDFSFNSCFAQNDQGIPSCSNREDTVHPQWLMDSTDTNWLKNGAPRKLLGNNSSNQFKNNVHTEWNATEKELLVKEMAKYGRNVHKISQTLKTKTVAEIQALIEAEYGVNLEVSTIGRVKSGGTTSIVQDGVVADSNVGMDSVLSMITTGSPTINVTRMEPYYKNKVFKKKSKNSILRPDALAKPEILISPSEILYEDDLIIGSTESVGSDLDVADMLTMNMEKYKAKAKVERKIGNHRRKVSKNYDKRPRNRSKDLLKSPLGRQRKDSGLSDDSGKSPKMQIVLGSGQALPLSEGEQVIKIEKKKDSEPDSDIEVDIDSDNEVNLKNKAKEPVPKPSSDEAPIAVPLTRFERMPRRQKKIHLDGGGGYTIMHTDSGDLYTVGEEPKRERHPKKQPIHLIQCRVYNADKPAPCVVRAHVSALLAMDWHAHLSRAEVMGLVGGEYDERGADCVDVRLRSYAPAAAAAAATHCDMCPVSQAAAAARLCGRGQAAAAWHHSHPSFAAAPSRVDLRTQRALQRALERPRRPLLGLITSQHWPPGRTASHYRCIRVEEDEPTTGEPVGYQLKVALVPDLDTATLPSFLQELRDILLEHAPAEEFRVDLTVDVCPQANITYLEKFLSSARHHLHSAGYADDDPIVIQLLHGIRDIFR
- the LOC115444819 gene encoding uncharacterized protein LOC115444819 isoform X3 produces the protein MADEDEIDILGDFSFNSCFAQNDQGMLKNGAPRKLLGNNSSNQFKNNVHTEWNATEKELLVKEMAKYGRNVHKISQTLKTKTVAEIQALIEAEYGVNLEVSTIGRVKSGGTTSIVQDGVVADSNVGMDSVLSMITTGSPTINVTRMEPYYKNKVFKKKSKNSILRPDALAKPEILISPSEILYEDDLIIGSTESVGSDLDVADMLTMNMEKYKAKAKVERKIGNHRRKVSKNYDKRPRNRSKDLLKSPLGRQRKDSGLSDDSGKSPKMQIVLGSGQALPLSEGEQVIKIEKKKDSEPDSDIEVDIDSDNEVNLKNKAKEPVPKPSSDEAPIAVPLTRFERMPRRQKKIHLDGGGGYTIMHTDSGDLYTVGEEPKRERHPKKQPIHLIQCRVYNADKPAPCVVRAHVSALLAMDWHAHLSRAEVMGLVGGEYDERGADCVDVRLRSYAPAAAAAAATHCDMCPVSQAAAAARLCGRGQAAAAWHHSHPSFAAAPSRVDLRTQRALQRALERPRRPLLGLITSQHWPPGRTASHYRCIRVEEDEPTTGEPVGYQLKVALVPDLDTATLPSFLQELRDILLEHAPAEEFRVDLTVDVCPQANITYLEKFLSSARHHLHSAGYADDDPIVIQLLHGIRDIFR